A segment of the Capricornis sumatraensis isolate serow.1 chromosome 8, serow.2, whole genome shotgun sequence genome:
ATAAAAATCTCTTTGCTCCAGCTATAGCACAAAATGAACATAAAACAAATTATCAGTTCATTAGAAAGTTGTGGCTATTTTACAGTTATTTCATCATAAAAATTGTACTACAAAGAATCCTAAGAATTCTCACCAGAAAAATGCTCCAACATTCCATTTGTGTAACCATTAGTGACATACCAAATACGTTTCTCCATCTTATTAATAGAGAAGTTGGTATTCTTTGAATAGTCCCTTTTCAAGAAGAAATATGTTAAAGCCAGATCAAAAAATCTGTTTTCCAGTTTTagcaaaaattactgaaaaaaatccatatactCTAAATGTGATAAATAAGAATCTCAGCAATAAGGGAAGAAGACATATTGGTACTGAAAGATTTCCCATAAAGTATTATTTCAATAGTGAAATATTGATATCCAGAACTGTGAAATCTGAAAATTAACATTAACAGAGCTCCAACAATGTTAACACATACTTTAAGCTAACTGTAGAGGAGACACTGCTGATTTTAGATGATATGGCTACCAATGACAGAAGTAAATAAAGAGACATAAATTACAGAACTTTGAAGGTTATTTTCTAATAGTTCCACTAGCAGCAGCTGAGAGGAAAGCTGAGATCCATTAGCACAATTCATGGTTACTATAAGATGTTATATTCACAAAGGCAATAATCTGCTTTGTGAATTATTGCAGCAAATCTCTGTTTTGTGTTTCTGATGAGATGCTAAGGTTTCAAACATCGTAAGCTGGAAGGAAAAGTTGACTCAAGAGCAAAGCAGGACATGACCTCAAGTTCTGCTGCTCCCACATGAGTCAACCAGGGagatctctgcttttgaacaaaGGGTAATGTCCTTCTCTTGACTCACTGAAGATTAGCGTCTTATCCTTCCATGTACTCTCAAATGGCTAGCAAAGTGCTTGGCAgctagtaagtgctcagtaaatgttaaccTGAACATTACCATGCTGGCAGATCTTGATTTCTTAGGGGCAAAAACTACATAGTTTCAAGTAATTtcataaatggattaaaaaacattTCCCCACAGCTGCTAATTTGTTAGAGTTCTCctcaaacctgaaaataaaaatcaattgtttCACATGATTTTCATGTTCAGTGACAAGGGAGAAAATACTCACCCTAAAGCAGCATCCATCATTTTCAGTGATCAACATCTGCATCCTCAAACTGTCCAGCAACTGTTGGTGTAGTATCTACCTCCATCCCATCTGAAGAAAAAATTAACCACTGAGCAACAGTCTACTAAGCACTTCCGATAGTGAAGTCAGCTTAGATTTCAACCAGAAGGAAGCTAGCACCCTCTGCTGGTAagagttgctatttctttctcttgacAATTAAAACTGCCAAGGAACAGACTTAAGAAAAATGCCACCTGGGGATTTAGGCCAAGTTAAAATTAGTCTGTGTATTTAACTTTCACTTTGCAACTCTCAATCTCAGCACTGCAAGAACTCCAGGCAGGGACTTTCAAATGCAGCAAGCATCCATTTTTCACTCTACACAGAGCTGTGCTAGGTGTTTCTCTGTGCAACTTCTTTTTCTAAAGCATGAAGTACTAAGTTTACAACATAATTCAGtagaaaagactgaaataaataagtaaagtgaGATTCTTActtatctctgtttttttaatctcattgaaaaaaaaaaaagatgggggagaaccaacaaccaaaaaaagCCCTCTGGAAAGAGCTGTCTAAAGCTGCTTTCGCCACTTCTTTACCTCCCACTCACGCTCAACTCTTTAGCCCACCACAAACTGGCTTCTGCCCACAGCCCATTGGCACCCCACCACCTGGACCTTCAGCAGGACATACAAATGAAACACTTATATAAAATTAACTCACCTTTCCACATAGAAAATACATCCCTTTCCAGAAGGATACTTCTTACTTGCCCAACCCAGAAACCCCTACCATATCTCTAACTTCTGCTGCTTCTCTCTCTTAAATACCTCTCAAATTTGTTGAGTCTTTTGACATTACTGCCACTCCCTAGGCCACTATCTCTCATCTAATTTAAATCATAAGCTACTTAACAaggtttctcttctttcctctagtATTTCCCTCTGCAATTAATTTTTTGTATCACAGCCAGAGTCATCTTCTAAAACACTAATCAAACTAAAATTCTTCAATGGCTTCCCACTGACTTAAACACAGGTTGAAATTCTTTAACACAGCTTTCAAGTTCCTTTACTATACAGTCCAGTTCACTATTCCACCTTTATCTGTTGCCATAATAGCTACCCATCACACTCAAGAATTCCAGATACAATGAACTTTCAGTTCCACAAAGCTGAATGGTCTCTTGATCCTTCACACGACTGactccctgacctgcctctctcCCCAAACTGTATGTAATCCCTCTTCACttggttcatttttatttatcttcagaCTTTGGCTTAAATGTCACTTACTCCATGAGGTTTGAATCTCTCCCTGATTGTCCAGCCTCTGATTCCATAGTTCCTCAAGCTTCCCCTTTATCTCAATGTTGTATTACAATGTACTGTAACTACCTagttaatttcattttctctccactAGAATGCCATTGATAGATATTAACTGCATCTTCCTTAGGCACTCCTGTATTCTCTCTACCTGCCACAGTAGCTCAACAAACACCTCTTAcataaacaaacacatgaagcaCTGAAATGCCACCAGCAGAAATTTCACTATGGATTTATCAGAATATGTTAAATACcgtgaatatattattttaaaaataaatttaaaaaaagaaattgcacAGGTCAAATTTAATAAGTGGAAAAAAGAGTGATGTGGGTACCCAGAATTTAAGAAGACAGAGAATGGTTTAAGCTGAAGAAGTTTTATGTATAGGCAACTCAATACGTCAGTGAGGCTTAGGAATACAAGTCCAATTATCTCACTTTAGCAACAAGTGTTTGTGACCTTAAAGTCAGTTGCTATAAAGCATTAAATAAAAAGCTccataattaaaaacaacaaaaagccttCAGTGATGAAAGGTTTTTTAATGTCCAAAGGTACTCTTCAGCTAAtcactataataaaaaaaaaggagtatCTTGAATTCTTTCAGCTAAGATTTTGGTACAGCACTAGAGATCACCCGAGTCACCCTAACCCTAAAGCCTATGTTAGAGGCTCACCATGTAGGGCTTAAAATGGAGAGGAGACACAACCAACAGTAACGTGACCCAAGCCTAATTCCAAATTAAATATCCCAGAACTTCAGGACCCTCAGGTCAGAAAGCTATGTGCATGGAGATAATGATCACAATATTCTGAGAGAAACTTAaatatcaataaaagaaaaactatgaaaaccCTCTTTAAGAACATTCTGCATCACTAAAAATTAGAAGTGTTAAGATTCTGTAACAACACAAaatactgaactgaaaacatagaGGATGCAAGAAATGCTCGTAACAGTATCTGGCAGATTGTTTTTACACATTAGCTTATTTAATCCCCTTACCGCTTATTAGCTATTTGACTGCAAGCTAGGTATGTGAcctttctgtgccttagtttcttcatctataaaatggggatcgTAACAGCATctactgtggagaaggaaatggcaacccactccagtattcttgcctgggaaatcccatggactgaggagaccagcgggctacagtccatggggtcgcagagtcagacacgactaaaacgGCTAAACAACATCATCTACCAGAGGGTTCTTGGAAGAATTGAATGTGTAAATACATATAACGTGCTTCCATCAGGATTTGACACATAGGAACACTACCTAAATGTTTTCTTGAGGGTAGTAGGAACAAGATTGGAGACAAGTGGTGCAAAGACAGAGGTGTCTCTCCAGAGTCCGAGAGAACTTATATGGTGAATATCGATGACACGGAGTGTTCTCAGAAGATAAATAAGGCACAGTGAGGTGGAGGAAAGAATGATGTGAAGCAAAAAATTTCCTACTATAAATCCAGTGTGAGGAAAAAAGGACCTATGTTTGGAGCATAGCAGTAGTTATAGCAAGGAGATCTGAAAAGTCATTTAAAGGGAAAATCCATAGCACTCAGTATTAGACTGGGGGGTTACAAATGATAAAGGTGGAGTCAAAAGAATACAAAACCTACAGATTTTTGTAagtcagggaaaaaaaagttttaaaaaacttacaTATAGTTCCTATTCTACGTAATTCTACATTTGCTTCCTACACTATCAAGAATTAATTCTGAGTACTCACCTTCATAATCTCTTATTGAATCTTCTGTCCGGACTCCAGCCATGTTATACTGGCTGCTCACAGACTGAGAAAGCATTCCTTCCAATCTCTCCAGTGTGGCTTGGCCTTCTGCTGTTAAATGGGATAATCCTTCTTCATAGGTATAAAATGTAGGGATGTCCCCCTGCCCTTgttctaaataaattaaaagcttttaagCCATTATAGAacaattagggggaaaaaaaagacagtcaATAATGCATCTACTGAAGATAAGGTACAGTGAAAAAAGGCTTCAAGGAAAACACGCAACATTTATTCAACATACACACATCAGCCATCTACTGAAgacaaagataaacagaaaatgtCTTTACTCTCTAAGATGAGAAGGGATTCTAAGAGATAACAAGCAAGTATATAGCAATTCCCAAAGAAGCAAATGTCCAGGGActagaaggaaaagagggtgctCCTAAGATTACAGAGTTTTATCCCAAGGTAGGAATTTTACATGAGTGTTTTTTCCTGATTAAAATGCATCCTGCTTTAAAAAAACCAGTAAATTCTGGAAAATACAAAcaggatttaaaaattaaattacccTGAAACTTCAGCAAAGATGAGAATGTATTTAGATGTATATAAAGCAGAATCCCAGAAATGAGTCTGTCTCAGGCCAGGAGGTGGTACATATGGAGGCAACAGCTTTAGGGAGCCAAACTGGTATccatgagaaaagagaagaaatcagCAGACACCTCAAGTAACAAGACTCCATACAAAGCTAGTGACTGTATTTTGCTCTGGGGAGGTAAAGGGAGATAATCTTAGATAAATGAAGTATGGTTCTGGGAAAAAGACATCACCTTGGCAATGAGGTGGTTGATGAATACATTAAAGATGTAGATGATACAGGTTCCAAGCAGTGGAGAGGGAAGGCTTGTTTTCTGGGAGCAACTTCATCAACTTAAAAAGATTCTCCCAACTACCCACTATCTTATCAGTCTTTCCTTccgtttatttctattttcttccccCAGAGGGGGGAAGAAAACGTATATCTATGTTTGGCCCTCAAGCTTGGGATGCCTGTAACATTTTCTAACTTGGCTGAGACATGAATTGTGCCACTCACTTTTATTAAAAACCAAGTTACATGGATACTTAAGAGATATAAAAGAATTATAATCCCATACTCTATACATGTTTAAAAtgaaacacacatatataaacgttttaaatacatacacaaacactcaAAAAAATCCACTTCACTAACCATGGGCTTCCACATCATATTCATCTCCATCGTAATCATCTGAATCTTCATCCTCAGGATCTGGATGCAAAGCCTGGCATTCACACATTGCAGTGAACATTGCCTCCACTGAacaagtaaatttaaaatttctcattatttttttttctgattaatgtacaataaaaatcaaataaggGCAAATAAATTTAATGAGTAGACAAGAGGTAtattggtggtgatttagttgctaagttgtgtccaactcttgcgaccccatagacggcagcccaccaggctcccccatctgtgggattctccaggcaagaacactggagtgggttgccatttccttctccaatgcatgaaagtgaaaagtgaaggtgaagtcactcagtcgtgtccaactcgtagcaacaccatggactgcagttcaccaggctcctctgcccatgggattttccaggcaacagtactggagttggggtgccattgccttctctgaagaggtTTACTAGGGTCACAGTATTTACAAAATATGCCAAATTTCAAGGAAAATCAATCTTGACAGCAATGGACAAgccacaaaatattaataataagacCTCTTTTTGAAACATTACTGAAACCTCTTCATTTCTTGGATTTTCCAAGAAAAAACATCAGAGTCCTGGTCAGACTGCTGGCATCAGGGTGAAGGCCCTCAAGGCAGCGCTCTTTCCAGTTGTCCTGGCATCATCCACTTCAGAATTGCCATGAGCCCTCTGTCCTCTATTCAGTGAGATTCACAGTCAACAGCACCAAGTCCATAAATAACAGGTCCCTCCATTCACAAAACACACCAGTGACATGGTATCTACTATATTCACTTCATTCACAATCTTTATATTAATAGGCATCTGGTCCTCAATGATACTACAGAtgctaaaatgaagaaaaagcaatAGAACAGAGGTAATGagagtgagggcttccctggtggctcagtggtgaagaatccatctgccagtgcaggagacatgggttcgatccccagattggcaagatactctggagaaggaaatggcaacccactccagtattcttacctgggaaatcccatggacagatgagcctggtaggctacagtccgtggggtcacaaaagattcagatacaacttagtgactaaaacaagaaacaataacaacaaatgaggatgaaggggtgtgtgtgtgtgtgtgtgtgtgtgtgtgtgtgtgtgtgagatggggGCAGGGAATAGAAAGAATGCTTGGtacttaaaggggaaaaaatcaaatgTTCTACAGGATACTCACATGCTGATTTATCACTAGGCACAAATCTAAATTCAGCAATAGGTTCAATGTCATCATCACTATCTTCCTCCTCTTCATCAGCAACCGATTCTTTTGATTCTTCTAGAAACGgtataaaaaaagttttttaatgatgtttatgtttaaaaataaaattttaaaagtatttcttaaaGGATGTTTAACAATACatctaaatattaatttttttttactcccaattataaaacattattttagagCTAAAAAAAGACTCTGGATAGTCTCTCTGGTCTAGTCACACTATACTTGAAGTTCTAGGGATACCAAGTCCCAACATCATGGTAGGGG
Coding sequences within it:
- the CLNS1A gene encoding methylosome subunit pICln, coding for MSFLRSFPPPGSAEGLRQQQPDTEAVLNGKGLGTGTLYIAESRLSWLDGSGLGFSLEYPTISLHAVSRDLNAYPREHLYVMVNARFGEESKESVADEEEEDSDDDIEPIAEFRFVPSDKSALEAMFTAMCECQALHPDPEDEDSDDYDGDEYDVEAHEQGQGDIPTFYTYEEGLSHLTAEGQATLERLEGMLSQSVSSQYNMAGVRTEDSIRDYEDGMEVDTTPTVAGQFEDADVDH